The DNA segment GCAGAAGTCTTTGCCATCTGCATTAAAGAAACAACCCCTTCTTGCATTCTCGCACCGCCAGAGGCAGAAATACAGATGAACGGAATTCCATTCTCTGCAGCCCTTTCTATATTTCTCGTTATCTTCTCGCCGACCACCGAGCCCATACTACCGCCCATAAAGCGGAAGTCAAAACAGCTAACTAAAACATCTTTACCATCAATTTTTCCTTTAGCGTTTACAACCGCATCCTTTAAACCTGTTTTTTCTTGTGCCTGCTTTAACCTTTCAGTGTATGGTTTCTTATCCACAAAGCCAAGTACATCCTTTGGCTCCAAATCGATATCAAGTTCCTCAAAACTACCCTTATCGAAAAGCATATAAAGTCTGTCTTTAGCTGGTACAGGAAAGTGATATCCACACTTTGGACAAACCATCAGATTGCTTTCAAGCTCTCCACGAAAAAGCAAAGACTTACACTCCTCACACTTAATCCAAAGCCCCGTTGGAACAGTAGACTGAGGCTTATCCTCTGCTTTTAACTTTCTCTTAAAGAGTTTCCCAAACACTTACTTAACCCCTGAAACAAGCTATCTGAGGAAGAATGTTTAAAAGTTCTCTAAAAGCATCTGATGAGATAGTATAGTATACTTTATTTCCTTTTCTGGTTTTTGCAACGATTCCTTTGTACCTTAGTGTTCTAAGGTGTTGAGATAGTGAAGACTGCGAAATTCCCAGTTCCTGTTCTAGATCTGTTACGCACATAGGTTTTTCTTTAAGTGTAAAGAGTATCTTAAGTCTCACTGGGGAAGCAAGAGCTTTTAAACATTCTGCTCCCTCTTCAATTCTTTCATCGTCAAGGATAATATTTTCCTTCCTCTTAGCCATAGTACCTCCGGAATTTTTACTGTTAGAAATAATTATAATCAATATTTATTCAGAATCAAGCTTTCTAAACAATTAACATATTAAATAATCAGAATTCCAATTTCACCTTTATTAACGCAAAATATAAGATTGTAAGATTAGAGTTTCAACCTATTTTTGTAAAAAACTTTTAAAGAGGTAAGAAAAATGAAGGTGATAATAACTGAAAATGCTCCATTGCCTCTTGGACCCTACTCCCAAGGGATACTCAGTGGAAATCTTGTTTTCACTGCAGGTCAAATAGGAGTAGATCCTAAAACAGGAAAGCTTGCAGAAGGTTTTGAAAATCAGGTAGTTCAAGCTCTAAAAAATCTAGAAGCAATTCTTAACAAAGCTGG comes from the Desulfurobacteriaceae bacterium genome and includes:
- a CDS encoding metalloregulator ArsR/SmtB family transcription factor — its product is MAKRKENIILDDERIEEGAECLKALASPVRLKILFTLKEKPMCVTDLEQELGISQSSLSQHLRTLRYKGIVAKTRKGNKVYYTISSDAFRELLNILPQIACFRG
- the accD gene encoding acetyl-CoA carboxylase, carboxyltransferase subunit beta, which produces MFGKLFKRKLKAEDKPQSTVPTGLWIKCEECKSLLFRGELESNLMVCPKCGYHFPVPAKDRLYMLFDKGSFEELDIDLEPKDVLGFVDKKPYTERLKQAQEKTGLKDAVVNAKGKIDGKDVLVSCFDFRFMGGSMGSVVGEKITRNIERAAENGIPFICISASGGARMQEGVVSLMQMAKTSAALTLLEERGVPYISVLTHPTMGGVSASFAFLGDVIIAEPKALIGFAGPRVIEQTIRQKLPKGFQRSEFLLEHGLIDMVVERKELKSTLSKLIELFC
- a CDS encoding Rid family detoxifying hydrolase; protein product: MKVIITENAPLPLGPYSQGILSGNLVFTAGQIGVDPKTGKLAEGFENQVVQALKNLEAILNKAGASKCSILKVTVYLKNINRFKDFNKIYEEFNDTIKKFGLKKSPTLLKLMEYFVKNPERVLFEK